TGTCTGACCTGCGGTGATGGTCACGGATTTCGAGAGCAGGGTATAGCCCACAAAACTGGCAGATACATCATAGCTGCCCGCATTGAGCTCTGTACTGTAACGCCCGTTGGCGTTGGTATAACCACCACGGTTAACTGGACTGATCTGAATGCTGGCTCCTGCGAGCGGAGCTTTGCCGTCGGTTACGGATACCTGTAAGGTCCCTGTTTGGGCGCGGAGAGCAGTTACAAAGGAAAGCAATGCCAATAGGCAGGCGATTCGCCTGCAAGAGGGTAAAGTCTTTTGCATACGAAAGAGTTTTAGTTCAAAATAAAATTGCCAACCGGGGAACGGATTGTATGGCTGCGTTCATGAACGCGCAAGCAATTGATGAGAGGGTACAAGCTGTTGTAACAATCAGTCAGTGTTAATGAGAGCGATGCAGGAGGAAATGTAATATAAGCAATGAATTGCGAAATGTCAAGCAGGATGACTGCGGAAAGTCGCCAAAAAAAGAAACCTTAATCCTCTGTTACAGAATTATTGCGTAATTTCAGGGTACATTTTTTTACTACTCCACGGCCATTCGCACATCGCCAGATCCCACAGTTCCTGACAGGTGTCAGGTTATATCTTTCACAACAAAACTGAATACTATGCCTAAGTATGTTATCGAACGGGAAATATCCGGTGCTGGTAAATTGTCCGCAGAACAATTGAAGGCGATCTCACAAACATCCTGTGGTGTGCTGAGCAAAATGGGATCGCAGATCCAATGGGTAAACAGTTACGTAACGGGTGATAAGATCTACTGTGTTTACATCGCACCCGATGAAGAGATGATCCGCGAACATGCAAGGCTGGGAGGGTTTCCTGCTAACCGTGTCAGTGAGGTGGCTGCTGTGATTGATCCAACAACTGCAGAGTAAAGCATAACAATCTTGTTCAGATCAGTTTGCTGTCTTCAATGAAAACACCTGTGAACAGTAATGTTCACAGGCTGTTGCTTCTTTTTGCCAATCCTAAAATTCAGTAACCCCGCAACAGGCGTTCCCCAATTTTTCCGGGTAAAACCCCGGTAATGATGGTAAAAAAGTATATTCTTGCATTTATTACTCAACCCATGCAAGTTCGTCCCGGAAAACGCATCGTATGCTTCCGGATACTGGTGGATCATGACAGGAAGCGCTTCTACATATCAGCAATTGGATAACAAGGATCTCTTTGCCATGGTGGCAGCAGGTGATGAAGCTGCGTTCAGACAACTCTTCAATAAATTCCTCCCGGAAATTGGTTCGGCCATCAAAAGTGTTGTTCATTCCGAAACAGCAACAAAAGATATCATCCAGGAAGTATTCATTCAGATATGGATCTCCAGGGATAAACTCACAGCAGTGGACCTTCCCAGGAACTGGCTTTTCCAGGTTACCTATTTTTTATCCTACAAATGGCTCAGGAGTCAGAAGAACCAGGAAAAGCTGCAATCGGGATTGCAGCAGGTAAGCCATTCTGATAATTCCAATGCAGTGTGGGAACAACTTGATTTCAATGAAACCACCCGACTGATCAGGGAAGCAGTAGTGCTGCTGCCTGAAAAAGCGAAGAAGATCTATACACTCAGCCGGGAAAAAAATCTGAAGATCAGCGAGATCGCTGTAACCCTGGGCATCTCGGAACAGACTGTCAAGAACTCATTGACACGTTCCTTATCCAGCATCCGCGAACACCTGCTGGCACACGGAATTTCCATTCCAGTATTTATTCTCTGTTTTTTTTCAAACCAATAGGTACTATCCTTTTCCACAGGGTACGTATTAGTATAAACCTTTCCTCACTTTACTAAACTTTATTCTCTTGGAACACAGGATTGATCATTTATTGAATAAACTGTCGGAGAACTCGGCAACAGAGGCTGACTGGAACGAACTGTTAGATGCGATCCGGAATGATCATTCCGGAGAAGTGATCGCAGGCATTGAACAGTTTAAGAACAGGAAGGCAGATGTGAAAGGGTTTGATCCGGAAACGCCTGAATGGGACGATGTTTTCAAAAGGGCCGTGGCTGCAGACAAACCGGAACAGTCAGCAACCGGAAAACTGAGGCGCATCCATATCATGCGGTGGACGGCCGCTGCTGCCGTGGTACTGTTATCGTTGGTGTCGGTTCTTTATTTCCTGCTACCGGAAAATAAACAAGTGGCGCCGACAAACAAACAGATCACTATCATCAACCCTGGTTCTGAAGGCGCGGTTCTTACATTGGCAGATGGTGTACAAATGGTGATTGATACAACCCTGAATGGTGTTGTTGCTGCACAGAACGGAAGTGAGGTGGTGGTAGCTGACGGCGCTATGCGCTATCGCCCGCAGGAAGGGAAACAAGGACTGGTGGAATACAATACCATGACCACTCCAACAGGGAAACAATTCCAGTTCACGCTTCCCGACGGCACAAAGGTTTGGCTGAACGCAGCGAGTTCAATAAAATATCCTACGAGTTTCAAAGGAAACACAAGGGAAGTGGAAGTGAGTGGTGAAGCATATTTTGATGTAACACACAATGCAAAGCAGCCATTCATTGTGCAGGCAGGCAAGGATGCCAGGATAGAAGTGCTGGGAACATCCTTTAATGTGAACGCCTACCCGGATGAGCAGGATATCAGAACAACACTGGAAAGTGGACTGGTCATGATAAGGGCCACAGGCCATAACCGGTCTGCCAACACAATAAAAGAAACCCTCTTAAAACCAGGACAGCAGGCCGTTGTAGCGGTTCTGAGTAATGGCAGTAAAGAAAAAGGGATCACTATCAATACTGAAGTGAAGATAGAAAAAGTCACTGCTTGGAAAAAAGGTCTTTTCAATTTTGAAGGCTCCAGCCTGGTTGAAGTGATGAAGGAGCTGGAAAGATGGTACAATATCGAAGTTGTGTATGAAGGTGCACCGCCAACAATGAAGTTCTATGGGAAGATCGGTAAGCAACTTCCGCTGAACGATCTGCTGGAAGTGCTGGACAAATCGAAAGTAAAATTTATGATCGAAGGAAGAAAACTGATCGTTAAACCATAACCAATTCATTCAACAGACCAACGTTTTTCAATCATCTGTTTTTATGTAGGCATGATCAATAAAAAAACCGGAAGTGTTTGCTCCACTCCCGGCTACAGTTGAGTTGATCATAATCTGACTGGTATCATTTTAATTCACAACTAACTTACCCAAAGGTATGACAAAAACTGCTTTTGAGTGCGCTGACCATTTATTCCCTGAACTGAACCACCTTAAACATGGTAACCTGTCAGGTGGTATTAAATGGCGGCGGACCCTAACCAAAACTCTGGTCATGAAACTGGCTATTTTCTTACTGACTGCTGCACTCTTCCAGGCCCGGGGCAATTTGCTGGCCCAGAAAGTGACTATCTCCGGGAAGTCGATCACCCTGAAACAGGTATTCGATGCCATCGAGAAACAAACAGACTTTGTTGTTTTTTCCAATGAGAGTTTTCTGAAGAACACAAAACCTGTTTCCATTACCGTACATGATGTTTCTGTATCGGAACTGCTGGAGCTGGTATTGAAAGATCAGCCGGTGCAATTCTCCATCAAATACAATACGATATTTCTCAGTCCCAGGGCTGAATCGAAACCAGGGCCGGTTCCTGCGCTCCTTCAGTCTACAGCTCCTCCGTTGATCATTCAGGGAGCTTTGCGATCTGCTGAAGGAGAAATCTTATCCGGCGCTTCGGTGAGGGTGAAACAATCCGGACATGGTGCCATTACAGATAGCAAGGGGAGTTTCCAGTTGAAAACCGATGAGGAGTCGCCCGTTTTGCAGATCACGATGGTTGGTTATGAAATGGTGGAAGCGGTGCTCAAAAAAACAGCTTCAGGCTATGATGTGGCAAAGGTTACCGGTGGCATCTTCACCATTAACAACAATGCACCAGGCAATATCCAGATCAACATAGCGATGAAGAAGGCAGCCAGTATGCTTGATGAAACGCAGATCACGGCCTATGGAAAAACCAACAGGCGAATGGCAACGGGCAATATCGGTACTGTTACTGCTGAAGAGATCGAAAGACAGCCTGTAATGACAGCGCTCGAAGCCATCATCGGAAGAGTACCGGGAGTAGAGGTAAAACAAGTGTCGGGCAATAGTGCAGCTCCAATGTCTATTACGATCAGGGGAGGCAAATCTATCAACAGTTCGGCGAATAATGACCCTTTGTATGTAATCGATGGCATTCCAATGAATAACCTGAATGCAAATTTTTTGCTTGAAGGATCCGGTTTTAGTATAGGGTCAGTGCAGGGCGGAATGGTGAATACCCTCAGAGGTGAAAATATGCTGCTGGGTATCAATCCTGGAGATATCGAAAGCATCAGCATTCTCAAAGATGCGGATGCAACAGCTATTTATGGTTCAAGAGGTTCCAATGGCGTTATTCTGATCACTACTAAAAAAGCCAAACAGGGACCAACCCGCTTTGCATTAAGTGTGAATAATGGTACAAAATCGATTCAACGCTATCCAACGCTATTGCATACAGCAGAGTACCTGGCCATCAGAAGAGAAGCGTTCAGGAATGATGGGATCACGCCAACCAGGGACAATGCGCCTGATCTCACAATATGGGATCAGAACAAATATACCGACTGGCAGAAAACCATGGTCGGAACTGGCTCTATGACCACTATCAATGCTGATGTCAGCGGCGGTATGCGTCAAACCACTTACAGGCTTTCTGCCAGCTACACTACGCAGAAAGAGATCATGAACAATGGAGGCAAAAATCTGCGGGGTACGTTCATGTCTGCCATCAACCATACCAGCACTGATCAGAAATTTAATTTTACACTCAGCAATTCGCTGGCACTAACAGAAGTGAAAGCATATAATCTGAAAGACTTCGGCAACATGGCTCCCAATGCCCCGGATATTTATAATTCAAAAGGGGAGTTCAATTTTGAGCCATACAGAATCCAGGGCAGGTCTGATTTTGCTTTTAACGGATTGAAATCGCCCAGCGAAAGTCAAACATATTTCTCCAATAATACCATGTACCTGAGTTATGAAATTCTCCGCGGATTGAGTATTTCCACCAGGGCAGGATATCAGTTCTCCAATAACAGTAACGCTAATTACACCCCACCATCATCCATCGATCAAACCATCCAGCCTCAGCCTTTCTCGTCAATGGCATATTATGGCAGCTCTTCCATCAAAAACCTGCAGGTGGAACCACAATTGAAATACAGAACCAATGTTGGAAGAGGGGTGCTGGATGTTCAATTGATTGCCACCTGGCAATCTGCTCAAACACGCAGTACCACTATCATTGCAC
This portion of the Pseudobacter ginsenosidimutans genome encodes:
- a CDS encoding FecR family protein, which gives rise to MEHRIDHLLNKLSENSATEADWNELLDAIRNDHSGEVIAGIEQFKNRKADVKGFDPETPEWDDVFKRAVAADKPEQSATGKLRRIHIMRWTAAAAVVLLSLVSVLYFLLPENKQVAPTNKQITIINPGSEGAVLTLADGVQMVIDTTLNGVVAAQNGSEVVVADGAMRYRPQEGKQGLVEYNTMTTPTGKQFQFTLPDGTKVWLNAASSIKYPTSFKGNTREVEVSGEAYFDVTHNAKQPFIVQAGKDARIEVLGTSFNVNAYPDEQDIRTTLESGLVMIRATGHNRSANTIKETLLKPGQQAVVAVLSNGSKEKGITINTEVKIEKVTAWKKGLFNFEGSSLVEVMKELERWYNIEVVYEGAPPTMKFYGKIGKQLPLNDLLEVLDKSKVKFMIEGRKLIVKP
- a CDS encoding DUF4242 domain-containing protein, which encodes MPKYVIEREISGAGKLSAEQLKAISQTSCGVLSKMGSQIQWVNSYVTGDKIYCVYIAPDEEMIREHARLGGFPANRVSEVAAVIDPTTAE
- a CDS encoding RNA polymerase sigma factor, whose amino-acid sequence is MHLLLNPCKFVPENASYASGYWWIMTGSASTYQQLDNKDLFAMVAAGDEAAFRQLFNKFLPEIGSAIKSVVHSETATKDIIQEVFIQIWISRDKLTAVDLPRNWLFQVTYFLSYKWLRSQKNQEKLQSGLQQVSHSDNSNAVWEQLDFNETTRLIREAVVLLPEKAKKIYTLSREKNLKISEIAVTLGISEQTVKNSLTRSLSSIREHLLAHGISIPVFILCFFSNQ
- a CDS encoding SusC/RagA family TonB-linked outer membrane protein, whose product is MKLAIFLLTAALFQARGNLLAQKVTISGKSITLKQVFDAIEKQTDFVVFSNESFLKNTKPVSITVHDVSVSELLELVLKDQPVQFSIKYNTIFLSPRAESKPGPVPALLQSTAPPLIIQGALRSAEGEILSGASVRVKQSGHGAITDSKGSFQLKTDEESPVLQITMVGYEMVEAVLKKTASGYDVAKVTGGIFTINNNAPGNIQINIAMKKAASMLDETQITAYGKTNRRMATGNIGTVTAEEIERQPVMTALEAIIGRVPGVEVKQVSGNSAAPMSITIRGGKSINSSANNDPLYVIDGIPMNNLNANFLLEGSGFSIGSVQGGMVNTLRGENMLLGINPGDIESISILKDADATAIYGSRGSNGVILITTKKAKQGPTRFALSVNNGTKSIQRYPTLLHTAEYLAIRREAFRNDGITPTRDNAPDLTIWDQNKYTDWQKTMVGTGSMTTINADVSGGMRQTTYRLSASYTTQKEIMNNGGKNLRGTFMSAINHTSTDQKFNFTLSNSLALTEVKAYNLKDFGNMAPNAPDIYNSKGEFNFEPYRIQGRSDFAFNGLKSPSESQTYFSNNTMYLSYEILRGLSISTRAGYQFSNNSNANYTPPSSIDQTIQPQPFSSMAYYGSSSIKNLQVEPQLKYRTNVGRGVLDVQLIATWQSAQTRSTTIIAQNFPNDAMLKSYNNAATVDPTDNYIAYKYLSAAAIIRYEWDRKYIVNLNGRRDGSSRFGPGKQFGNFGSVGLAWIVSEENWLKTLLPSWISLLKLRGSYGITGSDRMRDYEYLSRWSKNASLISSRSVYPYDGITSFHVLTPLNQQFQWESNRKSEIGASVSFLKDKMNLEVVYYSELSGNQLTTLPIPRMSGFEKTAKNWPAEIRNSGIEISANARLLQSNNWGLDVGFNIGRNRNKVIHFPDFENSSYYGQLKVGYSTSTVFALRYTGIDPLTGSYTFEDYNKDGVIYKDANAFPTSNTDDRYLAIETMPKFTGGFSLNLSYKTLRLHSSFAFKNGLRVDPYINTVPGDMTNFVLTNEIRNNHWKNPGDAARYPRYTTSKSTLGPIEYSDANYTNGSYVRLTNLSIAWSIPSEWISKIRIKNATFSIQAQNLFVLSPYKGLDPEISTFYMTTPVPRTITTNLSFNF